The following is a genomic window from Halobacterium sp. R2-5.
CGTACAGCAGCGCCGCGCGGGTCGATTCCAGGACGCGGGTGTCGTAGCCCCCGGCGAACGGCGCGACGACGATCCAGCCGACGACGAACGGCAGCAGTACGCCGGCGTACCGCTGGGCGGTCAGCGACCCGTGGGAGAGCGTGCCCGCGAGCACGAACGCGGAGATGGCGAGCAGGTCACCCGGCAGGAATCGGACGACTGCGCGCGGGTCGGCGTCGTAGAGTTCCATACGCGGGGCGTTCGCAGCGGGGGATTAAGGCGGTCCCGGTTCGACGCCGACGACGGTTGACGCGAACCCGCGTTCGAGGACGGTCGCGTCCAGTCCCGCGCGCTCCATTCTCGCGGCGAGGTCGTCCGGCGCGTCGAACGCGGACTGGAAGCGGATCGCGTGCTCCGCCGCGACGAGCAGCCGGCCGCGCAGCGTCTCCGGGTCGAAGTCCCGCACGACGAGCACGCCGCCGGGACGCAGCACGCGCGCGGCTTCCGCGAGCGCGCCGTCCCGGTCGGGGAAGTGGTGGAGCGCGTCCACGACGGTGACCGCGTCGACGCTGTCGTCGCGGAACGGGAGGCCGGCGGCGTCGCCCTGGACGACCGGAAGCCCGCTCTCGCGCGCTTCCTTGAGCATCTCCGCGCTCGCGTCGACGACCGTCACGTCCCGGCCCGCGACCTCTCTGGTGTCCTCGGCGAGCGCGCGAGCCGCCCGCCCCGTGCCGCCGCCGACGTCCAGCACGCGTTTCACTGGTCGCTCGGCGGCCGCCAGCCCCGCCGCGAGGTCGCCGCGGTCCGCGGCTGGCATCCCGAGGTCGTAGAATCGCGCGAACCGCTCGAAGTACCGAACGTCGTGCATACCCGGACGTACGACCCGGAGGCACGCAACTCTTTGCCCGCGGCGTCCTACCGGCGGGCGTGCAGTACGCGGTACTCGGCGACCCCCAGGACGGCCCGACGCTCCGGCTGGACTGGCGGGCGTTCAGCTACGCCGGGAAGTTCGTGATGTCGAACACCGGGAAAGCCGTGGCTTACGAGGGGGAACCGCTGGCCGAGCGCGAGGACTGGCCGCCGGACGCCCGCGACGCGGACGGTTCTGTGGAAGACGTCGTCGGCGCCGTCTCGTTCAACGACGACCGGACGGACGCCGAAACCGCGTGGCTGCGGTACGTCACCGTCCGACAGAACCGCCGCGGCGACGGAATCGGCGCGCGCCTCTGCGCGTTCGCGGCCGAACACCTGCTCGCGGACCGCGAGCGCGTGCGAATCGCGGTGAACAACCCCTTCGCGTACGAGGCCCTCCACAAGGCCGGGTTCGGGTTCACCGGCGAGGAGACCGGTATCGCCGAACTGGTGCTTGAGCGGCCCCGTTCGGACCGTGGCGCGCGCTACCAGGACGGCCTCGACGTCTACCGCCAACGTGACCTCTCCGAGGCGGAAGCGGCGTTCCTCGAACGGAAGCTAGGTGGCGGGCCGCCCGCCGTGCTTCCCGGCGTCGATAGCTGAACCGTTAAGCCCCGGGGACGCCTACCGGCGGGTGATGGGTAACGCGGACCTCCGCCAGCTCGCGGTCATCGAGGAGGTCCCCTTCGCGGAGCTACAGGGGGACGTGGTGGCCGTCGACGCGCACAACTGGCTGTACAAGTACCTCACGACGACCGTCCAGTGGACCCGCGAGGACGTCTACACGACCAGCGACGGCACCGAGGTCGCGAACCTCGTGGGCATCGTGCAGGGGCTCCC
Proteins encoded in this region:
- a CDS encoding methyltransferase domain-containing protein, whose amino-acid sequence is MHDVRYFERFARFYDLGMPAADRGDLAAGLAAAERPVKRVLDVGGGTGRAARALAEDTREVAGRDVTVVDASAEMLKEARESGLPVVQGDAAGLPFRDDSVDAVTVVDALHHFPDRDGALAEAARVLRPGGVLVVRDFDPETLRGRLLVAAEHAIRFQSAFDAPDDLAARMERAGLDATVLERGFASTVVGVEPGPP
- a CDS encoding DUF3054 domain-containing protein, yielding MELYDADPRAVVRFLPGDLLAISAFVLAGTLSHGSLTAQRYAGVLLPFVVGWIVVAPFAGGYDTRVLESTRAALLYAVASWLGADFLAQLMRGTPFFPGNADPQFFLVALAVGTVALVVARFATLVVVDFRG
- a CDS encoding GNAT family N-acetyltransferase, which gives rise to MQYAVLGDPQDGPTLRLDWRAFSYAGKFVMSNTGKAVAYEGEPLAEREDWPPDARDADGSVEDVVGAVSFNDDRTDAETAWLRYVTVRQNRRGDGIGARLCAFAAEHLLADRERVRIAVNNPFAYEALHKAGFGFTGEETGIAELVLERPRSDRGARYQDGLDVYRQRDLSEAEAAFLERKLGGGPPAVLPGVDS